The Desulfosporosinus acidiphilus SJ4 genome has a window encoding:
- a CDS encoding ParM/StbA family protein: protein MNRLPILAVDVGYKKVKYVSHQHEGIFNAVIAPEKTVMSDTYSAVTKSTPIIVDGTAYWFGKDALYQPTAVTSAKNQRMTTELAKVLVAAAAWESSLEGDIFLSTGLPLDLFKDEQAITEKAWLGQQLTIEKGGTRRKIHIKAVELLPQGIAALLYALSLKTIAEKWPTSGLVTLIDLGERTTDVATVRADTLEPIRGLCFSIEVGVRDLKQQILRIAKQELPLIPEFMADDLLKTGTGIYRRQRYDFTQVRRDSIEQFAHQIVGELQTRFAASDSLIALALLAGGGAEVLGETISRIYDAEVIEEPTMANVLAYYQKAAAQKFFS, encoded by the coding sequence TTGAACCGTCTTCCAATTCTCGCCGTTGATGTAGGGTACAAAAAAGTAAAGTATGTATCCCATCAGCACGAAGGCATTTTCAACGCAGTCATCGCCCCTGAAAAAACCGTTATGAGTGACACTTATTCTGCAGTTACAAAGTCAACTCCAATAATTGTTGATGGAACAGCTTATTGGTTTGGGAAAGATGCTCTTTATCAACCAACAGCTGTCACGTCGGCCAAGAATCAACGCATGACCACTGAGTTAGCTAAAGTTTTAGTGGCTGCAGCTGCGTGGGAGTCCAGTCTAGAAGGAGACATTTTTCTTTCCACGGGGTTACCTTTAGATTTATTCAAAGATGAGCAAGCGATCACAGAAAAAGCTTGGTTAGGGCAACAATTGACGATAGAAAAAGGTGGAACCCGACGAAAAATCCATATTAAAGCGGTAGAACTTTTACCCCAGGGAATCGCTGCTTTGTTATATGCACTATCCTTAAAAACTATAGCAGAAAAGTGGCCAACTTCAGGATTAGTTACCCTTATTGATTTAGGAGAAAGGACGACAGACGTGGCTACGGTCCGGGCTGACACATTAGAGCCAATTAGAGGCCTATGCTTTTCGATTGAAGTGGGAGTTCGAGACCTCAAGCAACAGATACTTAGAATAGCTAAGCAAGAGCTTCCCCTAATTCCTGAATTCATGGCTGACGATCTCCTTAAAACAGGTACCGGAATATACCGCCGACAACGTTATGATTTTACACAAGTCAGAAGGGATAGCATTGAACAATTCGCTCATCAAATCGTTGGAGAATTGCAGACGCGGTTTGCGGCCAGCGATTCCCTTATAGCGTTGGCCTTATTAGCGGGAGGCGGAGCTGAGGTTCTCGGAGAGACTATTTCACGTATCTATGATGCTGAAGTTATAGAGGAGCCGACTATGGCAAATGTCTTGGCATATTATCAAAAAGCCGCCGCCCAAAAGTTTTTCAGTTAA
- a CDS encoding DUF5348 domain-containing protein yields MFYLDKFYTSLKGSMDLLEKACTEVYEAYKRETDVLKRSELRYLLRMLENADGYNYATLYGHLAYVMSQDRQEGTLHLNSNGRFTLGKSKINEFTSGEPIELYIDKHEDYDEPGWYFGRVEYRGNGYYFFSYQGEPIDLKPGMKAARRTTRSWA; encoded by the coding sequence GTGTTTTACTTAGATAAGTTTTATACCTCACTAAAAGGCTCCATGGATTTGCTGGAAAAAGCTTGTACTGAAGTTTATGAGGCTTATAAGCGAGAGACAGATGTATTAAAAAGGTCTGAGCTCAGGTACCTACTCCGGATGCTCGAAAATGCAGACGGATATAACTACGCTACTTTATATGGGCATTTAGCCTATGTGATGTCCCAAGATAGACAAGAAGGGACACTGCACCTGAATTCAAACGGCAGGTTCACGCTTGGCAAGAGCAAAATTAATGAATTTACATCGGGGGAGCCAATTGAATTGTACATAGATAAACATGAAGATTACGATGAGCCAGGCTGGTACTTTGGTCGAGTTGAGTATCGTGGAAACGGTTATTACTTCTTTAGTTACCAGGGAGAGCCCATCGACTTAAAGCCGGGTATGAAAGCAGCAAGACGTACAACGAGATCTTGGGCCTAA